One region of Malania oleifera isolate guangnan ecotype guangnan chromosome 6, ASM2987363v1, whole genome shotgun sequence genomic DNA includes:
- the LOC131158185 gene encoding triphosphate tunnel metalloenzyme 3 — translation MEVEVKMRLPDAAAHGALAAVLSPFRLKTHRQDNLCFDGAAGELSSHRAVLRLRFYDDDAICVVSLKANAVLINGVSRVAEDEEELDPAIGRSCVAEPARLRSVESRVVKRARDEFGVGDGGFVCLGGFKNVRDVYEWKGLKLELDETKYEFGTCYEIECESADPEGVKKLLEEFLKENEISYSYSKASKFATFRSGKLPQ, via the coding sequence ATGGAGGTCGAGGTCAAGATGCGTCTCCCTGACGCAGCCGCCCACGGTGCCCTGGCCGCCGTCCTCTCTCCTTTCCGCCTGAAAACCCACCGCCAGGATAACCTCTGCTTCGACGGCGCTGCCGGGGAACTCTCCTCTCACCGCGCCGTACTCCGCCTCCGATTCTACGACGACGATGCCATCTGCGTCGTCTCTCTCAAGGCCAACGCTGTTCTAATCAACGGCGTCAGTCGCGTGGCTGAAGATGAGGAGGAATTGGACCCCGCGATTGGCCGCAGTTGTGTGGCAGAACCGGCGAGGCTTCGGTCGGTTGAGTCGAGAGTGGTGAAGAGGGCTAGGGATGAGTTTGGGGTTGGTGATGGGGGCTTTGTGTGCTTGGGTGGGTTTAAGAACGTTCGTGATGTTTATGAATGGAAGGGATTGAAATTGGAGTTGGATGAGACCAAGTATGAGTTTGGAACCTGTTATGAGATTGAGTGTGAGAGTGCTGATCCTGAAGGCGTAAAGAAATTGCTTGAGGAATTTTTGAAGGAGAATGAGATAAGTTACTCATACTCCAAGGCCTCAAAGTTTGCAACTTTTCGATCAGGAAAGCTGCCACAGTGA